actttctATCTATTCATCTTCAACCATGGCAGTACGacaaacaccagaaataataaaaacgaagggagttgAGAGCAAGAAGCCTAGAGACTTGGGTCCAAGAAGATATTTTATCTCTACGTTATTCTAGATTATCTGATTATCTCTGGTTCGTAATCTTCAATGTGTATGtattctaagagcatctccaatagatggtccaaattttGGCGGTCCAAACAGGTGATGGTCCATATTTGGAGCACCAAAAAGTGCTTTTTACATCTCCGAAAAAggctcaactccaacagatggtggTCCAAACGGAGATGTAAAAAAtagagcaactccaacagatggtccaaaaaAAAGATGCAAAACCAGTCGGCGGCCGCGCGGCTGCTGTTCAGCCACTGTACAACCGCGGTTTTGCGTTCAAATATcacttcaaatttgaaataaagtgCATCATCATTATAGTTCGAATCATAATAAaagtgcatcatcatcatcatagtttgAAATCCCTCTACCAAAAGTGCAATGTCCCAATCAAAGTTTTTTGGCCTACAAACTAAAATACACATGAATATCATTCATGTGGATCATCAACACCTCCGGCGTTGTGAACCATGGtacaatcatcatcatcatcggcttCTTTGTCGACGTAGTGAAGCGGTGAAGTATCGTTGTCGAGAGCATGACCGAAAGCACCTTCATTGCCTCCCATGTCGCTCATGTTGCCACCCATCGTGTTGCCGCCAAACCCACCTCCCATGTCGGTCATGTTGCCTCCGAAGCCGCCCATCGTGTTGCCGCCAAAGGCACCTCCCGTGCCGGTCATGTTGCCTCCGAAGCCGCCCATCGTGTTGCCGCCAAATCATCATTTGCCACATTTGCCGCGTGCAAAAAAGCTTCGTCTTCAAGACTACAATGGAACGTACAAACATTCAACATCACTCAATTTGAAACAACAAACGAGagcacaaaatatattttttacatATGGTCCAAAAGTTAGATATTTTtacatttggaccatctattggagatgcttttTTTTTTGGCGGTTGCTATTAGAGATGCTCTAATAACATCGACTATGCCAAATAAAAATATAAGATCACTGTGTGGAGCTGCCTAATTTATACAGTAGTACTATAGTGTTAAAAACGCTTTTATATTGTGGGATGAAGGGAGGCAATGCTATACCTACGTACAATCAGCTACGTGTTTTAGTAATTAGCAACAAGGACAATTTTGATTGGAGATAGGGAAAGGAGGGGGCCCACCAGTATGAAGAGTTGGTTAGGAAGGTTTCGTAAAACTTTACGTACTAGATGTCCGTAGATGTAGGATTATTCCTATAGTATTTATTAGTAAGATGTGACAGCAATATACATAGATCCATATGGAAGTGGAAAAGTTACAACCTATGAACCACCTGACAATGACTGTAAACAGCTTCATTAACGTGCCAGCGGCAGTAGTTGTAGGAAACGACCACTCTTGACGTGTACGTGCGGACGGCACAAGAAAAAGTATGGAGGGACGTGGACGACAGCGACGCCGCGCCGGCGTCCGTGCGGCGTGGTGCGGCCGGGCCTAGACGACCGCCGGGAAGGGGCTGAGGCGCGGCGAGGGGCGGAGCAGCAGCGGGTGCTTGCGCGCGCACACCAGCccgtcggcctcctccatgtcTATCTTCTTCGCGTCGCCGTCCACGGCCCAGTCGAAGCACTGCACGAGGGCCGCCACGACGGCGGGCACGGACTGGAGCGCGAGCCCCATGCCGGGGCAGCCGCGCCGGCCGCTCCCGAACGGCAGGTACTGGAAGTGCTGCCCGCGCGGGTCCAGCGCCTCGTTGCGCCCGCCGGCCATGAACCGCTCAGGCCGGAACTCCAGTGGCGCGTCCCAGTTGGCCGGGTCGCGCGCGATGGACCACAGGTTCATGAACACCGCCGTGCCCGCAGGCACCGTGAACCCGCCTACGCCGCCGGCCGCGGTCACCACCATCTCCTCCGTCGACTGCCGGTGCGCGATCGGGGCCGCCGGGCGCAGTCGGAGCGTCTCCTTGTACGCCGCCTGCAGGTAGGGGAGGCTCGCCACGTCGCCCTCGCCCGCGATCCTGTCGCGCCCCACCACCGCGTCGATCTCCTCCCGCACCTTGCGGAGGCACTCCGGGTGGTTCATCAGCTCCGCCAGCATCCACTCCACCATGGCCGCCGACGTGTCGGAGCCGGCGGTCACCACGTCCTACATCAATCCATCCAACGTGCATGATCGAGAAGAATTCAATAAACGCAACGGCACGAAGAAGAAGATTAATCCAAATCTTGGGTCTTACGATGACGAAGGCTTTGATCTTCTTCCTGGTGagcttcacctccgccgccgcGTCGTCCTCCAACTTGTCCAGCAGGATGTCGAGCAAGTCCTTGCTGCTCTCCGTCGTCGTTCCCGTGGCTGTCTTCTTCTCCGGCGTCTCTCCTTCTGCTCCACCACGCATCTTCCTGGCCTCCCGGGCCTCCTCCTTGTGCCGAATCATCTGCTCGAGCAGCGCGTCGAAGCGGCGGTGGACGTCGGCGGCCCGGCGGCCGAGGCCCTGGAGGTCCCAGCCGCGGCACACGGCGATGTAATCCTCGACGTTGAACGCACCGACGAGCTCCGCCACGGCCTTGACCAGCGCCTGCGCCTCCCCCGTGACGCTCCCGGGCACGGTGCTGGCCATCATCCTGATGATGGACGTGTTCGACAGCCGGATGAGCGCGGCGGTGAGGTCCACCGCCTCAGCACCCGACGCCTggtgcagcacgctctgcagcagCGAGACGAGGCCGGCGCGGCGGACGGGGCGGAGCTGCTCGACGGTTCGGGGGCCGAGGAGCTCGGACATGCAGAGGCGCTTCATGGAGCGCCAGTGCGGGCCGTAGGGCGCGAAGGCGAAGCCGTCGTCGCCGTACGCGAACTGGCGCGCCACGGCCGTGAGCGGCCGCTCCGAGATCTTGCCCTCGTGGGTCCGGATGAGCTCGGCGGCGACGCCGGCCGAGCTGGCCACCACGCAGTGGGTGGAGCCGAGCCGGATGTGCATCAGCGGGCCCAGCCGGGCCGCCAGGTCGTGGAAGGTGCGGTGCACCGGCGGGCGCACCAGGTGCAGGTGCCCGATCACCGGGAAGCCCCTCGGGCTCGGCGGCAGCCGCGGCTTCCGGCCCCCGCCTCTGCTCAAGGCGGCGATCATAAGGACCGCGGTGGCGAGCGCGACCGCGAGGAGGGAGGCCGTCACTGGGTCCTGCGTCAGCTGCCGAAGAAGAAGCAGCGCCGGCTGCTGCATGCTCGACGCCGTTGCCATTGCCGCGAGGGTACCACCTGCTACCTCTGGACTACACTGACAcgcacgtaactggtgtgtgttaTATATAGGCGGCAAATGCAATTAACAAGCTGGTGATGAATTAACTGAGCTCGCATGGACTCGTCGGTAGGTAAACGTATGGATCACCATGATCTATCAGCAAGCTTCACTGGGATCGATCGTATTCGCTGCGTGGTGTGTAAGAGCATCCACACACGTAATCCGGTCTCCCAGACGTCCACGGATGCGTCCGTTGACTGTCCGTTTTGAGCCCCTATTTATTCGTTCATATAGCCATACTATATTTCTGATCACTTGCATGTGAAGGAAGAAAGAAACCTCCTCGCTCTTGTCCAAGCCAAGAGAACGGTTGACCCCCTCTGCGCCGCCGCCGATCTTCCTCGTCTTCTGTGGCCTTAAGGCCATGGAGGAGCGGTGGATCCCGgtccttgccggcgggagggctccgttttcatatgtttatttgagtttttctagggtttgtgtcctgctcaggaagacgagacggcggcagCTTCATGAAGGCGGAATAAGGTTCTCTTCGCCTAGGCCGGTGGTGTGTCTAGTATCGTCGGAGGGCGTGTGAAGATGTGTCTCttgcggatctcgcgggattcaatTGGTGCTTGTCTTTAGTGGATCCGGTCGGATCTGGTCTCGGTTGTCTACGTCAGTGTgccttcaggttggatccttctgatctagcGATAGTTGTTGTTCTGATGCGTTGGTCTGTGGGGCCTTaccacgacgactttccgactgtctactacaacaagtttgatCCAGCTCCGCTGAGAAAGGAGTGATAATGGCGGCGCGCCTTCTgctcgcttcagtgtttgtagtcatcattaggtggtctatgaatctggatgtaacTTTTACTATTTTTTGTGTTCATACTGCCATGATTGATaatgaatagattggaaatttccccacaaaaaaagaaggatGAAAAAATGTGGTTCAAGGTGGGCCATGTCCTACGTGGCGGACTAGCGTGTCCACGAGCCCTTATATACTCTCCATATTTGGTCTCAATATGAGAGTTTGTGGACAGTCTCTAAGAGCATCTATAATCGGACCCCTCAAATCCGTCTCAAACGCCATCCGGTCGCTGCCCGGTCATGAAATTTGGACCCAGGCGGGCCCCTGAAACGcttgggctgaccggcacccccataTCCTGCCCAAATACGGGGTGGATATGGGGGCGTCCGGGCGCGCCggggcacgcccgccacgtcggacccaGCCTgtgctggcccacccgaccccacttatattcgtccccatcctctcgctggaccaaaccctagccacttcactccctCCCCTCCACTCCCCTCCACCACCCGAGCTCACCTCCGGCGGTTTGCGACCTTCTTCGCCATGGCAGGCAGCGGATCGGACTCCGACCAGTCCGGATCCGTCGACTGGGATGGCGTCCCAtgtgggttggaggaggcaatggcagttcacattgcactccgccgctcccgggaggacaGTGTCCAGCTGATGGACGGATCCGTCCATCGCGACGCCATAGCGTCGGCTCACCGGGTGCTCAGGTCCTCTGGTGCTGGATCCTCACGGTCCCGGCCGAAACACCTCTCCTTCCCCATCATTGGTCGGGCAGAGTATGAGTCCTATCGGGAATGGGTGGCCCGctgtgggaaggagaggataagggccgctGAGGCCCATATCGCGGCGGAAATGGCGACGACGAAGGTGGCtgatgcggcggcgcgggcggccgcagaggaggaagccatccgcaCCCGCATTGTGAAGAAACGGCAGCGGAGGAACACGCGCGCCCTTGCCCGAGAGTAGAATCAGGCGGTCTgtgccatggccggactgccaccgaaggagaaggAGGACAGCTCCGGCGACGAGCAGATCCAGCTCGATCCGTACTGCGTCTTCGACTGGTACTTCCGCGAGATGAACGGCAAGGGCGTCGAGAAGGGCAAGGGCAGCCATGGATGagctccaccatagccaaatatttAGTACTACGAGTATTTTGCGGAAGCATTTGGGGAAGCAATAAATTCAAATGGTCAATGGTCAACATTTCTCCCGTGAATGGTGTGAGTGGATCTAAAATTTTGTTACTATAGATAGTGTGATTATTAAAGTCAATGATGATCGACATGGTTATGGTCGCTAGGTGGTTCGAGGACATTGTTGTAATTTTATTACCTCTGTTGTTCTTTGTATTGCCATGATTGAGAATGAATAGATTGAAAATTTCTCGCAAAAAAAGAAGTTAACGTGACCATGATTATACTGCCATGattcaaataaaaaaaaagaactaCGTCAAAGTGACCCCCTATcttcaatgttatttaacattgttgaAGATATATTAGCTACTCTGATTGAACAGTCCAAACTGAATGACCAAATTGCAGGGGTGATGCCCCACCTTTTGGATGTGGTAGGGCTGCAAACGAGCCGAGTTGGAGCGAGTTGGACTAGGTTCAGCTCAGATTATACTAAAGTATAAGCGAGCTCAAACTGAGTGAAGCTCAAGATCGAGCAGTAGAAAGTGGCTCATACACATATTGtgtcgatctcgagctagtttcgagctaaataagataattttattaatattttaagacaatttttcaaaaataataggCCACAACACAACATAAGAAACCACTTTAAATTTTGACTTACTCTCTCTCAATTGAAGACTAGCACTTGATAACTAGGGATTGTGGATGAACTAGAAAGATAAAAAAATGAAGGTGCGTCCCCTCTTAAACTTTAGCCGAGAAAATAGAATATTTAACACACGGCTGATCACGTATGATATTGTGGCCAAGTTTTCTCCGTGCTTAATTAGGCTTCCATGTTTTCTTATTAATAACATATATCACAATATATTATCTTATTTTCCTTTAATATATGCCAAGGTTGTTTAATATAATTATATGACGTCGGGCTATCAAGTTAAAATCAAGAGAGCCAGTGTTGGCTCAAGACTAGCTCATTTCTCTatcgagctacataaagtgtttAAATTCAGCTTATTTCTTTTCGGTTCAATCTCGAGTCGAGTCAAAATACGAGTCGATCTTGAGtggctcacgagcctcgagcttttcttgcagctcTAGATGTGGCCCTCTCAACATTGCAAAATGCGAATAAGATGTTTTTTTGAAGGAACATGATCTCGACAAGGTTAGAAATCTGAAACTTTTGTTTTCAGCTTTTGAACAAATATAAGGGCTTAAATATAACTTTCAAAAGTGATTTGATTTGTTTCGTAGAAGCCAATGAGGCGGCCACACACCAATTTGTTTGGTTGTGCACAAGGTCAATTGCCAATTACATATATGAGAATTTTGATTCATTATCGGCACATCACTAATGCGGATTGGAAATATGCCAAATAACACTTAGAGAAACAAttgagcagttggaaaggcaaTTGCTCTTCGTTGGAGGGCGACTGGCCTTGATCAATTCCGTTCTCACAAACATGATCCTCTGTGTGCTCTCATTTTCCAAATTCCAAAAGGGGTCCTATAAAGGCCGGATTATTTTAGATACAGATTCTTTTGACAAAGAGAGAGTGAAAAGAACAAATTTAGGCTAACCGATGAGTTCAATTTTGCATCTTGTTTTGCACATAGTCATAGGATTTTCATGATTTTATCGCGTTCGCGAATCCTTTTTGTTTGATTTCACCTGGATCTTAATGAAAGAGGGGATTTGAAGAATTAAAGAAGAGAACAACAAGCAGTGTGCGAAAATCATGCTAATTGGTGTGATAATAGCGTACCATATGAAGCAACAACCAAGTGGGAGAGAAAGCAGACACATAGGGGCTTCCAGAGGCGAAGATTGCGTCTGGTACGAGCGTGCCTGCTCATACCATCGCTCGTACAAAGTAGCATCGCCACCGCCTGGTCAACTACTTCATGCACCCCATGCTTTTGGATCATGGAGAGGAGATACTGAGAAATCAGAACACACGACAGAACCAAGAACCCTGCCTCCAAAAGGGATCTGGAGGGGAAATCGGCAGAAGGGCTTCGCCACGCCATCAACCCAATCAAGGAGACTCCGACATCAACCAccgtcaccatcatcatcgctATTCATCTCTTTGTAATACCAAAACCCTAGGTGGATCCCTATGTGTATTACATAGGTCATTTATCCATGATTGCCATGATTATCTTTATGATGTTTGTTGTCGTTACGTCTGAGCAAACCCCCTAGTTCTCAAGGATATGAAGGAATCCTAGTATGCCTAGGTGTTGAACACCGATAGGATACAAAATCATCTTTTGTATGTTTATGTTAAAAAAATCACGATGATGGGTGAAGTCGACCTTCCGTGCTCTTGATGCCTTGGCGTGTTGTACCTTGTTCTTTGCATCATCGACTATCCATctatggcttgcgtcatgggaggCGACGGTGAGTTGTAGGAGATGAAGGGAGGCTGGGTTGAGGTAGGGCCCAGCAGGCAACAACGACAGGCAGTTGGGCGCCTCTCAGGCTACCTAGAGAAAAAGGAGAGAGCCAAGCGAGGGAGGAGAAAGAATAACTCACAAGATTGCTGACTTGGCGGACGAGTGTGCAGAGAGAGGAGAAATCGGTGACATGGCAGGACAAAACAAGGGTCAACTTAGAGAAGGGGTGTATTTTGAGCGGTTTCCTGAGTTTAGGGGTGTATTTTGAACCAAATCATAGTTCGAGGTAGTAATCTGAACCTTAGGACAAGTTTAAAGGGGTGAAGTGGACTTCTCTCACTTCTTAGCTAGCCATAACTAAGATATACATATAAAAATCAGTTTGTAGATTCCCAAAAGATGCAATCAACATAGAAACTGTCTTAACTGTACTAGAAAACTAACATACCAAAATGCAACATTTCAATTTATTTATGCATTTCAATTTGGTACCCGACAGACACTAACGCACCCAACATTAAGTACAGATGATCTGCCAACCATTTTCGTGATGTCTCCTATCCTTTCCATCCCAgttttcttttttgaaaagaaaatcGGGGAACCAAGTTTCAGGGACAAACAAGAGATTTCAGTAACAACTCAACACTATCAAAAGGTTCAATGGTCATCATATGCATTCTCTAGTTTCACAAAAGCATGGGAAAAAGTAACATTGCCTTGTTTGCAACTTATGCGAAAGTGACATTGCCTTGTTTGCTACTTTTCAAAAAGTGACTGTCGGAatcggggctccgcagacccaaaaaaagttcaaactctggggtgtgcgcgaagaacTCTTCTAAGCTAACGTTGGATGCCCACTTCCTCACGACAATGCTCCAGCGTGCTCGAGCGAGATGGAAGAAGGAAAGAACACGATGATTTGCCTAGattcgggccaccttgcgatgtaataccctactccggctttgtggtggattgcctcgtgagggaggatgagtatgaactagtacaagAGTCTGGCACCTCGGGAGGTCTCAGGATCAGATGAGGGATCCAAGGATTCGATCCCCTCTATGGTGGAAACTAGCCTATACTTATAttagccttggtcctcttccccgaaAACACTCGGCGGGAAGGGATACCAcgacggccaattttgaaggggggcagcaGTACACCCTatgctgactaaaggtggtcttcgcctgcaaagcttctgtccatgacgcgctggtgggctcggcgatgacctctgtcctgacGGGCCCATGACTTGGTATTGtagcaccggaatggcaacctttggggATCGGTTTGGGAACCGGCGAGATATCttgtttccttagcaccaaagaggaaagtgtccttgtctgcgcccgctggcgcccttcTGGCTCCGCCTGTCGCGGCTCGCACCACCCACGTGCATCGCGAGCGGGGTGGCGAGCCTAAAGATGTCCGCCCCGTGAGGGGCCTCGGGAGGCCGCCCCTCGGGAAGTCCTTGGCACATCTGATGATGCCTGTTGATGCTCGCCTCGCGAGGTCCTTGCTTGTGAAGTCTTGATGTTGGACCGCGCTGGGGCCCTCAATGATGCCACACGATGGGCCGCAGGCAGACGGGTCTGGGTACCCCCAGTCCTAGAgtcccgacagtagcccccgggcccgtgGCGCGCATGTCCTAGCTTGGAGGCGGAGCCGAAGAGTGGGGCGAAGCGACGCGGGCCCTAAGCGCATGCGGGCTCGGCTTGACGCGTGGCGCGCGGATGGGCACGGGAGGCCCCCACCTCCCTACATCGCCTCGACAACTGCCCAGGCTGACAAAAGCCTGGCGCACGCCACGGAGCCATCATTGCTCAGAAGGTGAAGGGATCCGAGGCGATTCCTCCCTTGCTATATAAGGGCCAAGGACAGACTCCTCGGCTCGTCTTCTCCAACGCCACCGCCACAGCCATGGAGCCTACGAGGAGGTTTTCCGCCGCCGAAAAGGAGAAGGCGGTGCTGGAGGGGGCGGAGCAACCACAACCCAAGAGGGGGCGGGGCCGCCCCCGCAAGCACGCCGCTACAtccggggcgccccccccccccccccccccccccgcgggacGCGGGCGCCCTCCATTGGCGGCCCTCACCATCGTAAGCAGCCGTGGGAAGAATCATGCCCGTGGGCATAGTCCAGCCTCCGCGGGCACAGTCTCACTTTGCCGACTCGGCCCGCGAGTTCATGGTGTGGATGGACAGTCTCcccgcacctggctccagctcATGAACTCCTTCGCCAGGGAACTGGCGGCGGACACCCCCTTAGGCATGTGGTTGTAGCCAGATAGCTACTGCAACAAGTCTTCTTGGGTGGCGGCAGAGGTCACCCCTGCCGGCTTCGTGTACCTGACGCGAGGGTGGAAGTCATTCGCCCGCGCCCGTGGCCGGAGGGAGGGGCAAACCCTCCACTTCGAGTTTGACGGGGCCGCGACGCTCTTCGCGAAGATCTTTGGGGAAGC
This region of Triticum aestivum cultivar Chinese Spring chromosome 2D, IWGSC CS RefSeq v2.1, whole genome shotgun sequence genomic DNA includes:
- the LOC123051157 gene encoding cytochrome P450 93G1 — translated: MATASSMQQPALLLLRQLTQDPVTASLLAVALATAVLMIAALSRGGGRKPRLPPSPRGFPVIGHLHLVRPPVHRTFHDLAARLGPLMHIRLGSTHCVVASSAGVAAELIRTHEGKISERPLTAVARQFAYGDDGFAFAPYGPHWRSMKRLCMSELLGPRTVEQLRPVRRAGLVSLLQSVLHQASGAEAVDLTAALIRLSNTSIIRMMASTVPGSVTGEAQALVKAVAELVGAFNVEDYIAVCRGWDLQGLGRRAADVHRRFDALLEQMIRHKEEAREARKMRGGAEGETPEKKTATGTTTESSKDLLDILLDKLEDDAAAEVKLTRKKIKAFVIDVVTAGSDTSAAMVEWMLAELMNHPECLRKVREEIDAVVGRDRIAGEGDVASLPYLQAAYKETLRLRPAAPIAHRQSTEEMVVTAAGGVGGFTVPAGTAVFMNLWSIARDPANWDAPLEFRPERFMAGGRNEALDPRGQHFQYLPFGSGRRGCPGMGLALQSVPAVVAALVQCFDWAVDGDAKKIDMEEADGLVCARKHPLLLRPSPRLSPFPAVV